One genomic segment of bacterium includes these proteins:
- a CDS encoding N-acetyltransferase, with product MGAAAISIRPVASRRELRAFVALPHRLYSGDPCWVPPLTREEIKKLTPGKNPFWEHAEGALFLAFRGDEPVGRIAAVEDFLYNRYHGEKTGAFGFFESVRDPETAAALFAAAEEWMRNRGLERSIGPLNPSTNDVCALLIEGFDSPPRIMMPYNPPWYRNLIEGAGYAKAKDLLAYDIPVPENPDRMNPRLGRLLEGIRRRGGSIRYIDLKRLDREIAVVREIYNSAWAENWGFVPLTEAEAAHMARELKPLAEPRLAFFAEYEGKPAGVYIVLPDYNQVLKTMGGKLGPVQILKFLLGRRKISAIRLMIAGIRPEYRKKGLDVLLFHESAKNSRELGYVDSEISWLLEDNTLVIRATEAMGGTLSKRYRIFAKDSL from the coding sequence ATGGGCGCCGCGGCGATCAGCATCCGGCCGGTCGCGAGCCGGCGCGAACTGCGGGCCTTCGTCGCTCTCCCCCACCGCCTCTACTCCGGAGACCCCTGCTGGGTCCCCCCCCTGACCCGGGAGGAGATCAAGAAACTGACCCCGGGGAAGAACCCCTTCTGGGAGCACGCCGAGGGGGCGCTCTTTCTGGCCTTCCGGGGGGACGAGCCGGTAGGGAGGATCGCCGCGGTCGAGGACTTCCTCTACAACCGCTACCACGGGGAGAAGACCGGCGCTTTCGGCTTCTTCGAATCGGTCCGCGATCCGGAGACGGCGGCGGCGCTCTTCGCCGCCGCCGAGGAATGGATGAGGAACCGGGGGCTGGAACGGAGCATCGGGCCCCTCAACCCCTCGACCAACGACGTCTGCGCCCTCCTGATCGAAGGGTTCGATTCGCCTCCCCGGATCATGATGCCCTACAACCCCCCCTGGTACCGGAACCTGATCGAGGGGGCGGGCTACGCCAAGGCCAAGGACCTGCTGGCCTACGACATCCCCGTCCCCGAAAACCCCGACCGCATGAACCCGCGCCTGGGACGACTGCTCGAAGGGATCCGGCGGCGGGGAGGATCGATCCGCTACATCGACCTCAAGCGCCTGGACCGGGAGATCGCCGTCGTCCGGGAGATCTACAACTCAGCCTGGGCCGAGAACTGGGGGTTCGTGCCCCTGACCGAGGCGGAGGCGGCGCACATGGCCCGCGAACTCAAGCCCCTGGCCGAGCCCCGCCTGGCCTTTTTCGCCGAGTACGAAGGGAAACCGGCCGGGGTCTACATCGTCCTCCCGGACTACAACCAGGTTCTCAAGACCATGGGCGGGAAACTCGGCCCCGTCCAGATCCTCAAATTCCTGCTCGGGCGCCGCAAGATCTCCGCCATCAGGCTCATGATCGCCGGGATCAGGCCCGAGTACCGCAAGAAGGGGCTCGACGTCCTTCTCTTCCACGAGTCGGCGAAAAACTCCCGGGAGCTGGGCTACGTCGACTCCGAGATCTCCTGGCTGCTGGAAGACAACACCCTGGTGATCCGGGCCACCGAAGCCATGGGGGGGACCCTCTCCAAGCGCTACCGGATCTTCGCCAAGGATTCCCTCTAA
- a CDS encoding HD domain-containing protein translates to MIAFPSPGRAAEHCRSWLEDYLMRFPGDDDDQRRNFAVKRGHTYRVRAEIMALGRNLGLVASAMELAEILALVHDVGRFEQYARFRTFVDRRSLDHAALGADILRSSPALDPLPPRLRELVLRCVSYHNRAELPAGEGRECLYFTRLLRDADKLDIWRVVTDYYRAGPGERNPALELELPDTPGFSDEVCRSLLEERMVDSGLLANLNDFKLLQAGWVYGINFTPSLRAVRERGYLESIRAALPPSPRLDRIFGRLRSRLEVPAADGAAPRL, encoded by the coding sequence ATGATCGCGTTTCCCTCGCCGGGCCGGGCGGCGGAGCACTGCCGGAGCTGGCTCGAGGATTATCTGATGCGGTTCCCGGGGGACGACGACGACCAGAGGCGGAACTTCGCCGTGAAGCGCGGCCACACCTACCGGGTGCGCGCGGAGATCATGGCCCTGGGGAGGAACCTGGGACTGGTCGCGTCCGCCATGGAACTGGCCGAGATCCTGGCCCTGGTCCACGACGTGGGCAGGTTCGAGCAGTACGCCCGTTTCCGCACCTTCGTCGACCGACGTTCCCTCGACCACGCCGCTCTGGGAGCCGACATCCTCCGCTCCTCGCCCGCGCTCGACCCTTTGCCGCCGCGTCTTCGCGAACTGGTTCTGCGCTGCGTCTCCTACCATAACCGGGCCGAGCTGCCCGCGGGGGAGGGGAGGGAGTGCCTGTACTTCACCAGGCTGCTGCGCGACGCCGACAAGCTCGATATCTGGAGGGTGGTCACCGACTACTACCGGGCCGGCCCCGGGGAGCGCAACCCGGCCCTGGAACTGGAACTGCCCGATACCCCCGGGTTTTCGGACGAGGTCTGCCGGTCCCTGCTGGAGGAGCGGATGGTGGATTCGGGGCTCCTGGCCAACCTCAACGATTTCAAGCTGCTCCAGGCCGGCTGGGTCTACGGGATCAACTTCACTCCCTCCCTCCGAGCGGTCCGGGAGCGCGGGTACCTGGAGTCGATCAGGGCGGCCCTGCCTCCGTCGCCCCGGCTCGACCGGATCTTCGGCCGCCTCCGCTCCCGCCTGGAAGTCCCTGCCGCCGACGGGGCGGCGCCCCGCCTCTAG
- a CDS encoding DUF5320 domain-containing protein, which produces MPGGDGTGPNGMGPMTGRAAGFCAGNAAPGFAAWGAGPGYAGGFGRGGGRGRRYRYYATGLTGRQRAGFFPWGAPAAPENELEALKSQARAFQGALDGILKRIDELGSRSPESPE; this is translated from the coding sequence ATGCCAGGTGGAGATGGAACAGGACCGAATGGGATGGGACCGATGACGGGCCGCGCCGCCGGATTCTGCGCGGGCAACGCCGCGCCCGGCTTTGCGGCCTGGGGAGCGGGACCCGGATACGCCGGCGGCTTCGGCCGCGGCGGGGGCCGGGGGCGCCGTTACCGCTATTACGCGACCGGTTTGACCGGCCGGCAGCGGGCGGGTTTTTTCCCGTGGGGAGCGCCCGCCGCTCCCGAAAACGAGCTCGAGGCACTGAAAAGCCAGGCCCGGGCGTTTCAGGGGGCGCTGGACGGGATCCTCAAACGTATCGACGAACTCGGCTCCCGGAGCCCCGAAAGCCCGGAGTAA
- a CDS encoding zinc ribbon domain-containing protein, with amino-acid sequence MPIYEYECRKCRHRFSHLSRTASAPAPRCPACGEGRPLKKLSTFNAAAPASNSSSGGSCSTGCCSL; translated from the coding sequence ATGCCCATCTATGAGTACGAATGCAGGAAGTGCCGCCACCGCTTCAGCCACCTGTCCCGGACCGCTTCCGCGCCCGCGCCCCGATGCCCCGCCTGCGGCGAAGGCCGTCCGCTCAAGAAACTCTCCACCTTCAACGCTGCCGCGCCGGCGTCGAATTCGTCCTCGGGCGGATCGTGTTCGACGGGTTGCTGTTCGCTGTGA
- a CDS encoding ATP-binding protein — translation MKLAVASGKGGTGKTTVAVNLALAAAGRGLDVAYLDCDVEEPNGHIFLKPEIETERPIGTPIPVVDRDACVGCGECGRICRFSAIVQVAAEVLVFPELCHGCGGCSLVCPTGAVREVSRERGRLRLGAAGPIRFADGLLNVGEVAVPSLIKAVKTAVPPADLTVIDAPPGTSCPVIESLRGSDFVLLVTEPTPFGLHDLKLAAETVRVMGLPFGVLINRAGFADAETRGYCRDNGIGILGEIPDDRRVAEAYSRGETAIGSLPEYRGVFAALLDAVAAAAGPLAPGGEGA, via the coding sequence GTGAAATTGGCGGTCGCCAGCGGCAAGGGGGGGACGGGCAAGACCACGGTGGCGGTCAATCTGGCGCTCGCCGCCGCGGGGCGGGGCCTCGACGTCGCCTACCTGGATTGCGACGTGGAAGAGCCCAACGGGCATATCTTTCTCAAACCCGAGATCGAAACCGAGCGGCCGATCGGGACCCCGATCCCCGTGGTCGACCGTGACGCCTGCGTCGGGTGCGGGGAATGCGGCCGGATCTGCAGGTTCAGCGCCATCGTTCAGGTGGCGGCGGAAGTCCTGGTCTTCCCCGAACTCTGCCATGGCTGCGGCGGGTGTTCCCTGGTCTGCCCGACCGGAGCCGTCAGGGAGGTGTCCCGGGAGCGGGGGCGGCTCCGCCTCGGCGCGGCCGGCCCCATCCGCTTCGCGGACGGCCTCCTCAACGTGGGGGAGGTGGCGGTTCCTTCCCTGATAAAGGCGGTGAAGACCGCCGTTCCCCCCGCCGACCTGACGGTGATCGACGCCCCGCCGGGAACCTCCTGTCCCGTGATCGAAAGCCTGCGCGGGTCCGATTTCGTCCTTCTGGTCACCGAACCCACTCCCTTCGGCCTTCACGACCTCAAGCTGGCGGCGGAGACGGTCCGGGTCATGGGCCTCCCCTTCGGGGTGCTGATCAACCGCGCCGGGTTCGCCGACGCCGAGACCCGCGGCTACTGCCGGGACAACGGGATCGGCATCCTGGGCGAGATTCCCGACGACCGCCGGGTGGCCGAGGCCTATTCCCGGGGAGAGACGGCGATCGGGAGCCTTCCCGAATACCGCGGGGTCTTCGCCGCGCTCCTGGACGCCGTCGCCGCCGCGGCCGGGCCGCTTGCGCCCGGCGGGGAGGGCGCGTGA
- a CDS encoding NifB/NifX family molybdenum-iron cluster-binding protein has product MKIAITATGPTLEDRVDPRFGRCSWFLVVDPETLEFEALENPHGSLGGGAGIQSAQLMAERNVGAVLTGNCGPNAHRVLTGAGIEVISGCGGAVSEAIADFAAGRLRSAEGPSVESKFGVAAGAAGAAGGDDVERLNEAAAELSGRLQELQKRIALLEKKQ; this is encoded by the coding sequence ATGAAAATCGCGATTACGGCCACGGGCCCGACCCTGGAAGACCGGGTGGATCCCCGGTTCGGGCGCTGCTCCTGGTTCCTGGTGGTAGACCCGGAAACACTGGAGTTCGAGGCGCTGGAAAACCCTCACGGATCGCTGGGGGGCGGCGCCGGGATTCAATCGGCGCAGCTCATGGCCGAAAGGAACGTCGGTGCGGTTCTCACCGGAAACTGCGGGCCCAACGCCCACCGGGTCCTGACCGGCGCCGGCATCGAGGTGATCTCGGGCTGCGGCGGCGCCGTCTCGGAGGCGATCGCCGACTTCGCCGCCGGGCGGTTGCGCTCCGCGGAAGGACCCAGCGTGGAGAGCAAGTTCGGCGTCGCCGCCGGCGCCGCCGGCGCCGCCGGCGGGGACGACGTGGAGCGCTTGAACGAGGCCGCGGCCGAGTTGAGCGGCCGCCTGCAGGAGCTGCAGAAAAGAATCGCTCTTTTGGAGAAAAAACAGTAG
- a CDS encoding DUF5320 family protein, with product MKVAIPQWQGRVSPVFDVAGEVLVADSDGGRIRLELGEAAGFERVRRLVEGNVGVLLCCSISRFLEAAVREAGIDLIPHVCGEVEEILAAWTSGRLRPELFLMPGCRSRGRCRGAGPGERRRRSCLEPEQEVTNMPAGDGTGPRGEGPMTGRGGGRCGGRGRRPSAGAPGGGSGSGKTGAGPGRGRGRRSPGPGSRGEQR from the coding sequence GTGAAAGTTGCGATACCACAATGGCAGGGCCGGGTCTCGCCCGTCTTCGACGTGGCCGGGGAAGTCCTGGTGGCCGATTCCGACGGCGGCCGCATCCGCCTGGAGCTCGGCGAAGCCGCCGGCTTCGAGCGGGTGCGGCGCTTGGTCGAAGGGAACGTGGGGGTGCTGCTCTGCTGCAGCATCTCCCGGTTCCTGGAAGCGGCGGTCCGGGAAGCGGGGATCGACCTCATCCCCCATGTCTGCGGGGAGGTGGAGGAGATTCTGGCGGCGTGGACGTCGGGCCGGCTGCGGCCGGAGCTGTTTTTGATGCCGGGTTGCCGGTCTCGGGGGCGCTGCCGCGGAGCGGGCCCGGGGGAACGGAGACGCCGGTCTTGCCTGGAACCGGAACAGGAGGTGACGAACATGCCTGCGGGAGATGGAACCGGACCTCGGGGAGAGGGACCGATGACGGGGAGAGGAGGGGGGCGCTGCGGCGGCCGCGGAAGAAGGCCGTCGGCCGGGGCGCCCGGAGGTGGTTCAGGGTCGGGAAAGACGGGAGCGGGCCCGGGACGGGGCCGAGGGCGGCGTTCGCCCGGACCCGGAAGCCGGGGAGAGCAACGCTGA
- a CDS encoding ATP-binding protein: MKELAIISGKGGTGKTSITASFAALAGNAVLADCDVDASDLHLILKPTVRRREDFSGGSRAEIDPAACPGCGKCRELCRFDAIEGSGDAPAVFRVDPLSCEGCGVCARFCPSGAIRFAPVVNGEWYVSDTRFGPMVHARLGPGEENSGKLVSLVRKEAGRIARELGRGPVIIDGSPGIGCPVIASITGADLVLAVTEPTLSGAHDLERVALLTRHFGVETLVCVNKWDLNPDQAAAIEALASRLGLKVAGKVRYDRAVTEAQVRGEALVENGGGTAAAGEIADLWARVSLLLR, encoded by the coding sequence GTGAAGGAACTGGCGATCATCAGCGGCAAGGGGGGGACGGGGAAAACCTCGATTACGGCCTCGTTCGCGGCTTTGGCCGGCAACGCGGTGCTGGCCGACTGCGACGTCGACGCCTCCGACCTGCACCTGATCCTGAAGCCGACCGTCCGCCGCCGCGAGGATTTCTCCGGTGGCTCGCGGGCCGAAATCGACCCCGCGGCCTGCCCCGGCTGCGGCAAGTGCCGGGAACTCTGCCGCTTCGACGCGATCGAGGGCTCGGGGGACGCGCCGGCGGTTTTCCGGGTCGATCCCCTTTCCTGCGAGGGTTGCGGGGTCTGCGCCCGCTTCTGTCCGTCCGGCGCCATCCGTTTCGCTCCCGTCGTCAACGGGGAGTGGTACGTTTCCGACACCCGTTTCGGGCCCATGGTCCACGCCCGGCTGGGACCGGGGGAGGAGAACTCCGGCAAGCTGGTCAGCCTGGTCCGCAAGGAAGCGGGACGCATCGCCCGGGAACTCGGCCGCGGGCCCGTCATCATCGACGGATCTCCCGGGATCGGCTGCCCGGTCATCGCCTCGATCACCGGGGCCGACCTGGTCCTGGCGGTAACCGAGCCCACCCTGAGCGGCGCCCACGACCTGGAACGGGTGGCCCTGCTCACCCGGCATTTCGGGGTCGAAACCCTGGTCTGCGTCAACAAATGGGACCTGAACCCGGATCAGGCCGCCGCCATCGAGGCCCTGGCGTCGCGGTTGGGCCTGAAGGTGGCGGGGAAGGTGAGGTACGATCGGGCGGTGACCGAGGCCCAGGTCCGGGGGGAGGCCCTGGTCGAAAACGGCGGGGGCACCGCCGCCGCCGGGGAGATCGCCGATCTCTGGGCCCGGGTGAGCCTTCTCCTGCGATGA
- a CDS encoding sigma 54-interacting transcriptional regulator, which translates to MGTATRLREREAAILDSLNEGVFTVDLNWRITAFNSAAERITGVSREQAIGSSCSDVFRTDICEKHCVLRRTMADGKPIVNAPARIVNQTGEQIPIRVSTALLRNDRGEVVGGVESFQDLTQIERLRKELTGKYTFQDIVGRSAVMTRLLDLLPQISSSSSTVLIEGPSGTGKELFARAIHDLSPRKKKKFVAVNCAALPDTLLESELFGHLAGAFTDAKRDKPGRFALAEGGTIFLDEIGDVSPALQVRLLRVLQERVIEPLGGVKPVPVDVRVIAATNRDLDALVADGVFRQDLFYRIRVVHLRLPALKEHREDIPLLVEHLVAKFNHLQNRTVAGVSDEVMAALMDHDYPGNVRELENIIEQGFVLCRGEIVELDHLPPELRARRGEARAGRRTLSLAGMERALISEALARTGGNRRTAALELGIDPSTLYRKIKSLGIRPPARDGRGRRQD; encoded by the coding sequence ATGGGAACGGCAACGAGATTACGGGAGCGGGAAGCCGCCATCCTGGACTCGCTCAACGAGGGCGTGTTCACGGTGGACTTGAACTGGCGGATCACCGCCTTCAACAGCGCGGCGGAACGGATCACCGGGGTAAGCCGGGAGCAGGCGATCGGCAGTTCCTGCTCCGACGTTTTCCGAACCGATATCTGCGAGAAACACTGCGTGCTGCGCCGGACCATGGCCGACGGGAAACCGATCGTCAACGCCCCCGCCCGCATCGTCAACCAAACCGGGGAACAGATACCGATCCGGGTTTCCACCGCCCTTCTCAGAAACGACCGGGGAGAGGTGGTGGGCGGAGTGGAATCGTTTCAGGACCTGACCCAGATCGAGCGCCTCCGTAAGGAACTGACGGGGAAATACACCTTTCAGGACATCGTCGGCCGCAGCGCCGTCATGACCAGGCTCCTGGATCTGCTCCCCCAGATATCCTCGAGCAGCAGTACGGTCCTGATCGAAGGTCCCAGCGGGACAGGGAAGGAACTCTTCGCCCGTGCCATTCACGACCTCTCCCCCCGGAAGAAGAAGAAGTTCGTCGCGGTCAACTGCGCCGCCCTCCCCGACACCCTCCTGGAGAGCGAACTTTTCGGCCATCTGGCCGGCGCCTTCACCGACGCCAAGCGGGACAAACCGGGCCGCTTCGCCCTGGCCGAGGGGGGGACGATTTTCCTGGACGAGATCGGGGACGTCTCCCCGGCCCTGCAGGTCCGGCTCCTGCGGGTCCTGCAGGAACGGGTGATCGAGCCCCTGGGGGGCGTGAAACCGGTCCCGGTGGACGTGCGGGTGATCGCGGCCACCAACCGGGACCTGGACGCCCTGGTCGCGGACGGCGTGTTCCGGCAGGACCTTTTTTACCGCATCCGGGTGGTTCACCTGCGGCTCCCGGCCCTGAAGGAGCACCGGGAGGACATTCCTCTGCTGGTCGAGCACCTGGTGGCCAAGTTCAACCACCTCCAGAACCGCACGGTCGCCGGGGTCTCCGACGAAGTCATGGCCGCGCTCATGGACCACGACTACCCGGGAAACGTCCGGGAACTGGAGAACATCATCGAGCAGGGGTTCGTCCTCTGCCGGGGCGAGATCGTCGAACTCGACCACCTGCCCCCGGAACTGCGCGCCCGGAGAGGGGAAGCCCGAGCGGGGCGCCGGACGCTGAGCCTGGCGGGAATGGAGCGCGCCCTCATCTCCGAGGCGCTGGCGCGGACCGGCGGCAACCGTCGGACGGCCGCGCTCGAACTGGGAATCGATCCCAGCACCCTCTACCGTAAAATCAAGAGCCTCGGCATCCGCCCACCCGCTCGAGACGGACGGGGGCGCCGGCAGGATTGA